The window GCGGCACCACCGGCGTTCCCAAAGGCGTGATGCTGGGCAACGAGGGCCAGCTGGAACAGGCCCGCACGCAGGCCCAGTCCCACGCCGCTGTGCAGACCGACCGCATGCTGGTGGTGATGCCGTTCTATCACATCGGTGGGCCGACCGAGCTGCTCACCTACCTGGTCGCCGGAGCCACCATCGTGCTGCACCGGACCTTCGATGCGCAGGAGATCCTGCACAGCATCCAGGCGCAGCGCGTGACCGCGGCGCATCTTGCGCCGACCATGATCTCGATGATGCTGGAAGTGCAGGAGAAGACGCCGTTCGACCTGTCGTCGCTGCATACGGTGTGTTATGCCTCGGCACCGATGTCGGTGGCGCTGTCGCTGCGCGCGCGCGCCGTGTTCGGCCCGGTGTTCATGCAGATCTACGGCATGACCGAAGCCGGCCTGGGCACCACGCTGCTCAAGCACCAGCACGTGCTGGACGGCAGCGAGACCGACCGCAAGCGCCTGGCCTCGGCTGGCCAGGCCTACCTGGGGACGGCACTGCGCATTCTCGACGACGCCGGCCGGGAATGCGCGCCGGGCGAGGTGGGCGAAGTCTGCCTGCGCTCCAAGAGCGTGATGCAGGGCTACTGGCAGAAGCCCGAGGCCACGGCCGCCGCCATGCACAGCGGCTACCTGCACACCGGCGACATGGGTTACCTGGACGAGGATGCCTTCCTCTTCATCGTCGACCGCAAGAAGGACATGATCATCTCCGGCGGGGAGAACATCTACTCGCGGGAGGTCGAGGAGGCGCTGCTCATGCATGCGGCCGTGGCCGAGGTCGCGGTGATCGGGGCGCCCGACGCGCAATGGGGCGAGTCGGTGGCCGCCATCGTGGTGCTCAAGCCGGGCGCAGCGGTGACGGCCGAGGCGCTGGTGACGCACTGCCGCAGCCTGATCGCGGGCTACAAGAAGCCCAAGATCGTGAAGTTCGTGGACGCCATGCCGCGCGTGCCGAGCACCAACAAGATCGACAAACGCGCCCTGCGCGCGCCGTTCTGGGCCGGGCGGGAGCGGCAGGTCTCCTAGCCGGCCCCGCGTGGCGGCGCGGCCACGCACATCCCGCGCAGCAACCACAGCGTGCATTTCAAAAAACAGGAGACAAGACATGAGCCTATCGATCCCACGCAAGACACGAATCCTGCTCGCGGCGCTCTGCGCGGCGGCGTTGCCGGCCGCGCAGGTGCATGCGCAGACGCAAGCGGCCGCGGCCGCCTGGCCGACGCATCCGGTGCGGATCATCGTGCCTTTCACCACGGGTGGCCTGGCCGATACCCTGGCGCGCGGCATTGCGCAGGAACTCGCCCGCGAATGGCCCCAGCCGGTGCTGGTCGAAAACAAGCCCGGCGCCAACACCATCATCGCCGCCGAATACACGGCCCGCGCGCCCGCCGATGGCTACACGCTGCTGCTGGCCAACGACCCGACGCTGTCGTCCAACCAGTACCTCTACAGCAAGCTGCCGTACGACCCGGTCAAGGACTTCGTCCCGGTCATCAACGTCGCCGAAACCCAGCAACTGCTGGTGGCCGGCCCGGCGTTTTCCGGCAGTTCGCTGGCCGACCTGATCGCCGCCGCGAAGGCCAAGCCCGGGGAAGTGAGTTACGGCACCTTCGGCGCCGGCAGCAAGGCACACATCGACTCCGAGGCTTTCGCGCGCCAGGCGGGCGTGAAGATGCTGCACGTGCCGTACAAGGGCGTGGCCGACGTGGTGCCGGCCCTGCTGGGCGGCCAGATCCAGATCGCCGTGACCGGCGTGCAGCCGGTGCTGCAACTGATCAACAGCGGCCAGCTCCGCGCCCTCGCCCTGGCCGCGCCGCAGCGCAGCCCGATGCTGCCGAACGTGCCCACCTTCACCGAGGCCGGCCTGCAGGGCTTCGAGGCCAGCGCCTGGTTTGGCCTGGTCGCACCCTCGGCCACGCCGCGGGCCGTGGTCGACAAGGTCGCCGCCGACGTGGCGCGCATCATCGCCAAGCCTGAGTTCCAGAAGAAATACGTGACAGGGGTCGGCCTGGCCCTGCTGAACCAGGGGCCGGATGCATTTGCCGCCTTCCTGCACAAGGATCGCGCTGCCTACGCCCTGCATGTGAAGAACATCAACGTGAAGCTGGACTGAGGAGGCCGCCATGACCGCTTCGCTGCATCCGCGCCGGCGCTCGATTCTCGCCGCCCTGCCCGCCCTCGCCGCCCTGGCTGGCGGCGCCATCGCGCAGTCCGCCGCCTGGCCTGGCCGTCCGGTCAGGATCATCGTGCCG of the Rhodoferax koreense genome contains:
- a CDS encoding Bug family tripartite tricarboxylate transporter substrate binding protein produces the protein MSLSIPRKTRILLAALCAAALPAAQVHAQTQAAAAAWPTHPVRIIVPFTTGGLADTLARGIAQELAREWPQPVLVENKPGANTIIAAEYTARAPADGYTLLLANDPTLSSNQYLYSKLPYDPVKDFVPVINVAETQQLLVAGPAFSGSSLADLIAAAKAKPGEVSYGTFGAGSKAHIDSEAFARQAGVKMLHVPYKGVADVVPALLGGQIQIAVTGVQPVLQLINSGQLRALALAAPQRSPMLPNVPTFTEAGLQGFEASAWFGLVAPSATPRAVVDKVAADVARIIAKPEFQKKYVTGVGLALLNQGPDAFAAFLHKDRAAYALHVKNINVKLD
- a CDS encoding long-chain-fatty-acid--CoA ligase, producing MILGDVIERNARCFGHHPALLFEGRRIDHRTFHERVVRLINALADLGCVKQDRIAVLSRNCPEYLEAYGAAALGGFVGLGLNYRLSETEQAAVLADAQPAVFIFEAEYAGRARALRDRLPPGTHCICFEGPMDGALGYETLLAAASPVQPALRAVEDDTFLLIYTSGTTGVPKGVMLGNEGQLEQARTQAQSHAAVQTDRMLVVMPFYHIGGPTELLTYLVAGATIVLHRTFDAQEILHSIQAQRVTAAHLAPTMISMMLEVQEKTPFDLSSLHTVCYASAPMSVALSLRARAVFGPVFMQIYGMTEAGLGTTLLKHQHVLDGSETDRKRLASAGQAYLGTALRILDDAGRECAPGEVGEVCLRSKSVMQGYWQKPEATAAAMHSGYLHTGDMGYLDEDAFLFIVDRKKDMIISGGENIYSREVEEALLMHAAVAEVAVIGAPDAQWGESVAAIVVLKPGAAVTAEALVTHCRSLIAGYKKPKIVKFVDAMPRVPSTNKIDKRALRAPFWAGRERQVS